A genomic window from Xyrauchen texanus isolate HMW12.3.18 chromosome 15, RBS_HiC_50CHRs, whole genome shotgun sequence includes:
- the trmt11 gene encoding LOW QUALITY PROTEIN: tRNA (guanine(10)-N2)-methyltransferase homolog (The sequence of the model RefSeq protein was modified relative to this genomic sequence to represent the inferred CDS: inserted 1 base in 1 codon): MALHCGRPCSQYLLHLAHDNVDFRLTEIKALLSLMSRPFDTSETFKETSPFWQLNGLSEEDVQSIMSRTVCAKSAFELWGHGRTTAELKTSLLQYPAKNMAPYLQHDSMYKINVYTFNKTLVFQDQIKKIDALDFLPFEGKVNLKDPDHIFCLLEDYGSDPIFIPEEPFHIYFGRWIADGQRELIRSYSVKKXFIGNTSMDAGLSFIMANHAKVKANDLVYDPFVGTGSFLVACSRFGAYVCGTDIDFNTIHGIGKASRNDQKWRGPDENIQANLRQYGTESLYVDVMVSDASKHVWRKSAQFDAIVTDPPYGICESTRRTGSHKDIIKPPEDFSGDSHVPVSIAYHLSDIFADLLNFAAHHLVLGGRLVYWLPVYKPEYCMEMVPLHPCLTLISNCEQTLSSQTSRRLITMEKTKESDRLAHLADLRFTPYQGHNSFREKYFSGLTKKNANRTPKAPQESNMKR; the protein is encoded by the exons ATGGCGCTACACTGTGGTCGGCCTTGCAGTCAATATTTACTTCATCTAGCACATGATAACGTCGATTTTAGATTAACG GAAATAAAAGCATTGCTGTCTCTAATGTCCCGGCCATTTGATACATCAGAAACGTTCAAAGAGACG TCTCCCTTTTGGCAACTAAATGGATTATCGGAGGAGGATGTACAGAGCATTATGTCAAGAACAGTTTGTGCGAA GTCTGCCTTTGAACTTTGGGGTCATGGAAGAACAACTGCAGAGCTGAAGACATCATTGTTACAGTATCCTGCAAAGAACATG GCTCCATATCTACAACATGATTCAATGTATAAGATTAATGTCTACACTTTCAACAAGACATTAGTGTTTCaggaccaaataaaaaaaattgat GCTCTAGACTTCCTGCCTTTTGAAGGGAAGGTCAATCTTAAGGATCCAGATCACATATTTTGTTTGCTGGAGGATTATGGCTCTGATCCAATTTTCATTCCAGAGGAGCCTTTCCATATATATTTTGGGAGATGG ATTGCAGATGGTCAGAGAGAACTAATCCGTTCCTACAGTGTTAAGA ATTTCATTGGGAACACTAGTATGGATGCTGGTCTCTCTTTCATCATGGCCAATCATGCCAAAGTAAAGGCTAATGACTTGGTCTATGATCCTTTTGTTGGAACAG GTAGTTTTCTGGTAGCTTGTTCGCGGTTTGGGGCTTATGTATGTGGGACAGACATTGATTTTAACACTATCCATGGAAtag GAAAGGCCAGCAGGAATGATCAGAAATGGAGAGGCCCAGATGAGAATATCCAAGCAAACCTGCGGCAATATGGGACTGAGAGTCTGTATGTAGACGTCATGGTGTCCGACGCTTCCAAACATGTGTGGAGAAAAAGCGCTCAGTTTGATGCCATCGTTACAGACC CTCCTTATGGTATTTGTGAGTCCACAAGGAGAACGGGATCCCATAAAGACATCATCAAACCTCCTGAGGACTT CTCTGGAGACAGCCATGTCCCTGTTTCCATAGCATATCACTTGAGTGACATCTTTGCTGACCTCTTGAATTTTGCAGCACACCACTTGGTGTTGGGTGGGCGTCTCGTCTACTGGCTTCCGGTTTACAAACCAGA GTACTGTATGGAGATGGTACCTCTTCACCCCTGTCTCACTCTCATCAGCAACTGTGAACAAACTCTGTCCAGCCAGACTTCACGAAGACTCATCACCATGGAGAAGACCAAG GAATCAGACAGACTAGCACATCTTGCAGACCTTCGCTTCACTCCATACCAGGGTCACAACTCATTCAGAGAGAAATACTTCAGTGGCCTCACCAAGAAGAACGCAAACAGAACACCAAAAGCACCACAGGAGAGTAACATGAAAAGATGA
- the si:dkey-29b11.3 gene encoding actin-binding Rho-activating protein-like produces METEEAPAQCNDDMEETCTVSVKGLTENWQKWSDDHSEYQKHNPFGNGKVFPQQNQRGQVGYGKPLEGSKTEQRGKDAHSHISREVTELCQVIREIGVCREDARPAVQFGTLFERYVNISNKLVGVLLRARKQGLVHFEGEMLWQGRDDGVVITLLQ; encoded by the coding sequence ATGGAGACAGAGGAAGCACCTGCGCAGTGCAATGATGACATGGAGGAGACCTGCACAGTGTCAGTCAAAGGTCTAACAGAGAACTGGCAAAAATGGTCTGATGACCACAGTGAGTATCAGAAACACAACCCCTTCGGCAATGGCAAAGTGTTTCCCCAACAAAACCAGCGAGGACAAGTGGGATATGGCAAGCCTCTAGAGGGCTCTAAAACAGAGCAGAGAGGAAAAGACGCCCACTCCCACATCAGCAGAGAGGTCACCGAGCTCTGCCAGGTGATTAGGGAGATTGGAGTGTGCAGAGAGGACGCCAGGCCAGCTGTGCAGTTTGGAACGCTGTTTGAGAGATACGTCAACATCTCTAATAAACTAGTTGGAGTTCTGTTGCGGGCACGCAAGCAGGGGCTGGTCCACTTTGAAGGGGAGATGCTGTGGCAGGGGAGAGATGATGGAGTGGTCATCACCTTGTTACAGTGA
- the hint3 gene encoding histidine triad nucleotide-binding protein 3: protein MATGENKPTTEGEIGQSDQIVEYDKKCVFCKIINGEIVSELLHNDEEISCFRDIHPGAPHHYLVVPTKHVGNCKSLGKEHVPLVEKMVEMGKEILQKNNVTDFSDVRFGFHWPPFCSVTHLHLHVLAPTSQMGFFSRFIYRLNSYWFITADQLLQRLNSMS from the exons ATGGCAACCGGTGAAAATAAACCGACAACCGAGGGCGAGATCGGTCAATCCGATCAGATTGTTGAATATGACAAGAaatgtgttttctgtaaaatcatAAATGGGGAAATAGTATCTGAGCTCTTGCACAAT GATGAGGAGATATCCTGTTTCAGAGATATACATCCTGGAGCTCCCCATCACTATCTGGTGGTACCAACAAAACATGTGGGCAATTGTAAATCACTTGGCAAGGAGCATGTTCCATTAG TGGAGAAGATGGTGGAGATGGGGAAAGAGATTCTTCAGAAGAACAATGTCACTGATTTCAGTGATGTTAG GTTTGGGTTCCATTGGCCTCCATTTTGTTCtgtcacacacctgcatctccaTGTACTTGCACCTACCAGTCAGATGGGCTTCTTTTCCCGCTTTATCTATAGGTTAAACTCTTATTGGTTTATcacg GCGGATCAGTTACTCCAAAGGCTGAACTCAATGAGTTAA